The Shewanella japonica genome has a window encoding:
- a CDS encoding DUF3297 family protein: MNDTTSQPALPDRLSVNPRSPHHVEAIFQFDIGIKVNGKERFDVEEYCISEGWVKVPAGKALDRRGQPLLMTVKGTVEAFYR, encoded by the coding sequence ATGAACGATACAACTTCACAACCCGCTTTACCTGATCGCTTATCTGTTAATCCACGCAGCCCACATCATGTTGAGGCGATTTTTCAATTTGATATTGGCATTAAGGTTAATGGCAAAGAACGTTTTGATGTTGAAGAATACTGTATCAGCGAAGGTTGGGTTAAAGTACCAGCTGGTAAAGCATTGGACCGTCGTGGCCAACCTTTACTTATGACTGTTAAAGGTACTGTGGAAGCGTTCTACCGTTAA
- a CDS encoding LysE family translocator, with product MIDLALLPVYLTTVVALLLIPGPDMLLIASSSLSYGRKVGVYASFGNATSGLILTLLAAMGVSALVAMNPIALEVLRVLGGAYLLKMGWDCMRSSAADAPEIEQQNNLAKLLYRRAVFSNLLNPKALIFFVLFLPQFVSTQLTASSGEQMLVLGLLLNVMGLLFNLLLVALVGSLGKPLLKNEKFRTYQNKFMGLIFFALAIWLLASQVQSLS from the coding sequence ATGATCGACTTGGCTTTACTCCCTGTTTATTTAACCACTGTGGTCGCTTTATTGTTGATCCCTGGGCCTGACATGCTGCTGATTGCCAGCTCAAGTCTGAGTTATGGCCGAAAAGTTGGCGTATATGCAAGCTTTGGTAATGCAACTTCAGGGTTAATTTTAACCTTACTTGCAGCTATGGGTGTATCAGCATTAGTGGCGATGAACCCAATAGCGTTAGAAGTATTAAGAGTTCTGGGCGGCGCTTACTTATTAAAGATGGGGTGGGACTGCATGCGCAGCAGTGCAGCGGATGCACCTGAAATTGAGCAGCAAAATAACTTAGCCAAGTTACTATATCGCCGTGCGGTTTTTAGTAATCTACTTAATCCAAAAGCGCTGATCTTCTTTGTGCTGTTTTTACCTCAGTTTGTGTCTACTCAGCTTACAGCTAGCTCTGGCGAACAAATGCTAGTACTGGGGTTATTGCTTAATGTGATGGGGCTGTTGTTCAACTTACTGCTGGTGGCACTCGTTGGCAGCTTAGGTAAGCCATTACTTAAAAATGAAAAGTTTCGCACTTACCAAAACAAGTTTATGGGGTTAATATTTTTCGCGTTAGCGATTTGGCTGCTGGCTTCACAAGTGCAAAGCCTTAGCTAA
- a CDS encoding flavin-containing monooxygenase, translated as MKEFIIIGAGQSGLSMAYNLSQQNKDYLILDANDCIGAPWLKRWDSLTLFTPTEYNHLPGMKFPFPKGYYPNKYEVADYLKSYVEHYTIPIEFNQKITAVTKVNGIFEITSATTKYKAKQVIIATGPFHTPYTPPCHVDIAEGVTQLHSENYKNPSQLQDGDCLVVGAGDSGVQILSEIADTGRTAYFSGTDQIKAIPQTFLGKTLWWWFTKIGFLSVNRYSKIGQWLSKGVQPVIGTDVKSLLAKENVIHMGRTLSAEKETITFQKGSISTIKNIIWATGFKPNFFWIDGISFDEMNYPSNYRGVSNDVEGLYFIGLPWLYTRGSATLGGVYKDADYLMKYISNNKVAA; from the coding sequence ATGAAAGAATTTATCATCATTGGCGCTGGCCAATCTGGGCTATCTATGGCTTACAATTTAAGCCAACAAAATAAAGATTATCTGATTCTTGATGCTAATGATTGTATTGGTGCCCCTTGGTTAAAACGTTGGGATTCGTTAACCCTGTTTACCCCTACTGAATATAACCATTTGCCCGGCATGAAATTCCCCTTCCCTAAGGGCTATTACCCCAATAAATATGAAGTCGCTGACTACTTGAAAAGCTATGTAGAACACTACACTATCCCTATCGAGTTTAATCAAAAAATCACTGCCGTCACTAAAGTAAATGGGATTTTTGAAATCACCAGTGCCACTACAAAATATAAAGCTAAACAAGTGATTATTGCCACGGGGCCTTTTCACACGCCCTATACGCCACCATGTCATGTCGATATCGCTGAAGGGGTAACTCAACTGCATAGCGAGAATTATAAAAATCCTTCACAGCTTCAAGACGGTGATTGTTTAGTTGTTGGTGCGGGTGATTCTGGTGTGCAAATTTTATCGGAAATTGCAGATACCGGCCGAACGGCATATTTTTCAGGTACCGATCAAATTAAGGCAATACCGCAAACTTTTTTGGGTAAAACCTTATGGTGGTGGTTTACTAAAATCGGATTTTTATCAGTCAATCGCTACAGTAAAATTGGCCAATGGTTAAGTAAAGGGGTTCAGCCCGTTATTGGTACAGATGTTAAGTCCCTACTCGCTAAAGAGAATGTCATTCACATGGGGCGAACCTTATCAGCAGAAAAAGAGACAATAACGTTTCAAAAAGGCAGCATCAGCACGATTAAAAACATTATCTGGGCTACAGGTTTTAAACCTAACTTCTTTTGGATTGATGGTATCTCATTTGATGAAATGAATTACCCCAGTAATTATCGCGGCGTCAGCAATGATGTTGAGGGCTTATATTTCATCGGCCTACCTTGGCTTTACACCCGAGGTTCAGCTACGCTTGGCGGTGTATACAAGGATGCTGATTACCTAATGAAATACATTTCTAACAACAAGGTAGCGGCGTAA
- a CDS encoding protein-disulfide isomerase: MTTELYFIYDSHCPWSYATNPIVNALQDAYPKMKVHLLHTAHYMGKDSAGEEQMEAAARASGLKFGREHIRYVNSPKNSVKTANLMGWLQSKQADKQLPVLNALQRAHFIEGNPLGTKHDFMDIVAEYKLSPSNKIFRDELSVDAECVLEAIAEIQQMLGTANFPALVMTVGDNAIFIDHSKYISTPLAVVDAVKKEIAAFK; encoded by the coding sequence ATGACCACCGAGCTTTATTTTATCTACGACTCACACTGCCCTTGGAGCTATGCTACCAATCCGATTGTGAATGCCTTACAAGATGCCTACCCTAAAATGAAGGTACACCTGCTGCACACAGCACATTACATGGGCAAAGACAGTGCAGGCGAAGAGCAAATGGAAGCGGCAGCCAGAGCCAGTGGCCTTAAATTTGGTCGTGAGCACATTCGTTATGTGAATAGTCCCAAAAATTCTGTCAAAACAGCAAACTTAATGGGCTGGCTGCAAAGCAAACAAGCCGACAAGCAATTACCTGTACTTAATGCATTGCAAAGAGCCCATTTTATTGAAGGTAATCCACTGGGTACCAAACATGATTTTATGGACATTGTCGCCGAATATAAGCTGTCTCCATCAAACAAAATATTTAGAGATGAGCTAAGTGTCGATGCTGAATGTGTACTTGAAGCGATTGCAGAAATTCAGCAGATGTTAGGCACTGCAAACTTTCCTGCGTTAGTGATGACAGTTGGTGACAACGCGATTTTCATTGACCACTCAAAATATATCAGCACGCCACTTGCCGTTGTTGATGCCGTTAAAAAAGAAATTGCAGCTTTTAAATAA
- a CDS encoding TolC family protein: MTFRHSIIAIVLTSLVGCAANDSANFATQASDNRTQTIEKLIKTVNESTGSHAGVQHTTNANVLLTDLVCVPALNTYLEAALNHSPSLQQSIIALKIAYAQQGVTSASRLPSVSAGFDAQNAEDSDESYSADVTVSWELDIWQKLADSSAAATKDIAATQASLDAAKNLLAANIMRGWLEISVNQQLLDIEQRRLAILAQNETLVLERYQAGLGSLEELDNAKTSTASTRATVVQYQESVAQSKRSLMLLTGQWQPESEMPALDVVSEFPHVINPLDAVPVQNMAGRPDLQQAFFNIEAEALRTDAAYKAMLPSFSLSASLTDIAQTPSEALLTNPLWSVLGQMSAPLFQGGELKSQAEIAQLTTEQSFWAYQETLLTAVNEVENTIGQESALTLQQSHLDDAFLSAQRSIVSYQQKYRQGLVDILDLLTVQQQAFDVEAQLTNTTYQRLLNRIELGLALGLGVSA, from the coding sequence ATGACGTTTCGACATTCCATCATTGCAATCGTGTTAACAAGCCTAGTCGGCTGCGCTGCCAATGACAGTGCAAACTTTGCGACTCAAGCATCAGACAATCGTACTCAAACTATTGAAAAGTTGATTAAAACAGTCAATGAAAGTACGGGGAGTCATGCGGGTGTGCAACATACAACTAACGCCAATGTGTTATTGACTGATTTAGTCTGTGTACCCGCATTGAATACCTACCTTGAGGCGGCGTTAAACCATAGTCCAAGCTTACAACAAAGCATCATTGCCCTTAAGATTGCTTATGCACAACAAGGGGTGACTTCTGCTAGTCGCTTGCCAAGCGTGAGTGCTGGATTTGATGCCCAAAACGCCGAAGACAGCGATGAATCTTATAGCGCTGATGTCACCGTCAGTTGGGAATTGGATATCTGGCAAAAGTTGGCTGATAGCTCCGCAGCAGCCACAAAAGATATTGCTGCGACTCAAGCCAGTTTAGATGCGGCTAAAAATCTGCTTGCAGCTAATATCATGCGAGGTTGGCTTGAGATCAGTGTTAACCAACAATTATTAGATATTGAACAGCGCCGTTTAGCCATCCTTGCGCAAAATGAAACCTTAGTGCTTGAACGTTACCAAGCTGGCCTAGGCTCATTAGAAGAGTTGGATAATGCTAAAACGAGTACAGCTTCAACTCGCGCTACAGTGGTTCAATACCAAGAGAGTGTCGCCCAAAGCAAGCGAAGCTTGATGTTACTCACTGGTCAGTGGCAGCCAGAAAGTGAGATGCCAGCGCTTGATGTTGTCAGTGAGTTTCCCCATGTCATTAACCCGCTCGATGCTGTGCCTGTGCAAAATATGGCAGGCCGCCCCGATTTACAACAAGCCTTCTTTAATATTGAAGCTGAAGCATTGCGCACTGACGCAGCTTATAAAGCAATGTTGCCTTCATTTAGCTTGTCGGCAAGTTTAACTGATATTGCTCAAACCCCAAGTGAAGCATTACTGACTAACCCACTTTGGAGTGTGTTAGGGCAAATGTCGGCACCGTTATTTCAAGGTGGTGAACTTAAATCACAAGCTGAAATAGCGCAACTGACGACAGAGCAAAGCTTTTGGGCTTATCAAGAAACCCTGTTGACTGCAGTTAACGAAGTTGAGAATACGATTGGCCAAGAAAGCGCTTTAACCTTGCAGCAAAGCCATCTTGACGATGCGTTTTTAAGTGCACAGCGCAGCATCGTCAGTTACCAGCAAAAGTATCGCCAAGGTTTAGTCGACATATTGGATTTATTGACTGTTCAGCAACAGGCATTCGATGTCGAAGCGCAATTAACTAACACCACTTATCAAAGATTATTAAACCGAATTGAATTAGGTCTAGCACTAGGTTTAGGAGTATCAGCATGA
- a CDS encoding efflux RND transporter periplasmic adaptor subunit, whose product MKQIITRKLKKNALTIAITLAAAGSIFVVAAYNGSQMGPGPGEKGKGPAASTQAHQPERPEGKPASSSNTTLLSQVAVQLTAVESYQAQVTGYGETKPRFELTYTSEISGRITWLADSFESGRVVKKGELLARLDDTSFQQAVSQAKADVATARLALLEEQREGEQARSEWQRSGLSGEPSSPLVLREPQLASAEAALENAQKSLEKAERDLHYTEIKAPFDGVIVSRNVQLGSFINVGGEVAMLYSVDRIEIEIPLSEKQWANLPQAVMNAGNGTDAATANTDSAQQWHATIKATGSDTTQGQQWSAYVERTHQYVAKDTRQRSLVLVVEKPLEQGAPLYPGTFVEATIEGMTLDYLWELPSSARSQQGEIWTVDAQGLLQKSTAHTLFERQNKIYVTPTEEAELAQVVKRPLSNFKAGMKVVPTTEEL is encoded by the coding sequence ATGAAGCAAATCATTACCCGTAAATTAAAAAAGAATGCCTTAACGATTGCGATCACTTTAGCTGCTGCTGGTTCAATATTTGTCGTCGCGGCTTATAACGGCAGTCAAATGGGACCGGGACCTGGTGAGAAAGGGAAGGGGCCAGCGGCATCGACTCAAGCGCACCAACCTGAGCGCCCTGAAGGTAAACCCGCTTCATCGTCGAATACCACCTTGTTATCGCAAGTGGCGGTACAGCTGACGGCTGTGGAGTCTTATCAGGCGCAAGTCACCGGATATGGCGAAACCAAACCACGCTTTGAGCTGACCTATACCAGTGAAATCAGTGGTCGAATTACATGGTTAGCTGACAGCTTTGAGTCTGGTCGAGTTGTCAAAAAAGGCGAACTGTTAGCAAGATTAGATGACACCAGCTTTCAGCAAGCTGTGTCACAGGCTAAAGCCGATGTCGCAACAGCAAGACTTGCACTTCTAGAAGAGCAACGTGAAGGCGAACAGGCAAGAAGTGAGTGGCAACGCTCAGGGTTAAGTGGAGAACCTAGTTCACCGTTAGTGCTTAGAGAGCCGCAACTGGCAAGCGCTGAAGCTGCGTTAGAGAATGCGCAAAAATCGTTAGAAAAAGCTGAGCGTGATCTTCACTATACAGAAATAAAAGCCCCGTTTGATGGGGTGATTGTCAGCCGTAATGTGCAATTAGGCAGCTTTATTAATGTCGGTGGTGAAGTCGCAATGTTGTATAGCGTTGACCGCATAGAGATTGAGATCCCGTTATCCGAAAAGCAATGGGCTAACTTACCGCAAGCTGTAATGAATGCGGGTAATGGCACTGATGCTGCCACTGCTAATACTGATAGTGCGCAGCAATGGCACGCAACAATAAAAGCAACAGGCAGCGACACCACACAAGGGCAACAGTGGTCTGCCTATGTTGAACGTACTCATCAATATGTTGCCAAGGACACACGTCAACGTTCATTAGTGTTAGTGGTCGAAAAACCACTTGAGCAAGGTGCGCCGCTTTATCCTGGCACCTTTGTTGAAGCAACCATTGAAGGGATGACACTAGATTATCTATGGGAGCTGCCTTCATCAGCTCGTTCACAGCAAGGAGAAATTTGGACGGTTGATGCCCAAGGATTATTGCAAAAATCAACAGCACATACCTTGTTCGAGCGCCAGAATAAAATCTATGTCACTCCAACAGAAGAGGCCGAATTAGCCCAAGTGGTTAAGCGTCCACTAAGCAACTTTAAAGCGGGTATGAAAGTTGTACCAACAACTGAGGAGCTATAA
- a CDS encoding efflux RND transporter permease subunit produces the protein MSQHVNAKASLPSGIISWFAQNSVAANLLMMGVIIVGLFSFNDIRKEAFPSLEPDLVTVSVSYDSGDPIRAEESIAMKIEEALETVSGVKRITSTSNASGSNVSIEKETNYDLDTLLTDVKTKVDAINNLPTDADNPVIDKARRQEHAIWVQLYGDADRKTLQDLAEQLKSDLLSQSAIRDLSISAKLDPMISVEVNEVKLQAYGLTLTDVSNAINAESSSSIVTSLRNADKTVRLKVSEQAYEVEDFKNISVLTYADGSHILLSDIAVVTDTFEEDTFSLSRYNQQNAMGIQVVMDEYSDVVDIVAQAKQVIETWRSSNLLPENVEIESWYDKSDLITERLSLLAKNALSGIALVFIILALFLNIRVAFWVAASLPFVFSGTLFFMTDTFAGFTLNEMTTFGFIMALGIVVDDAVVIGESIYTTRKQQGDSIRSTIIGTHKVAAPTIFGVLTTVVAFMSIAAIEGKLGEIYAQFGTIVTICLLLSLVESKLILPAHLAHVNTQRSDKKTFWNTIQQGADNSLDWFNNHVYKKVISQALKLRYAVVMVFIALFLLVIGMPFTGGVRVAFFPEIAGDTVRAEIRMVNDSSYGQTQTNLMTLEANAIELDKTLRLAAGETEFSSDFGADSHSDISSIQVTASADKSGSVIIELDSDAAYTARDFANAWSDMSSQMEGVSKLKVLSMKEMVDNFKVELKANDDGLLTEAANKLKQKLQTIDGVSGIDDNLDLGEPQYRFELTPQGRALGMDTADLAKQVLQAFGGDIVQRFQRGKDEVKVRVRYPEENRQTFADVTTANVRTADGTVVPLISVANVYSDYQQSEITRIDNQRAVYITAVVDKEVIASNELVTQLQQSMVPQLNADYPTVKIDFTGEAEQQKESTDSMQATFVLALILIFALLAIPLKSYVQPMIIMIAIPFGIVGAILGHWWNDLTISILSLNGILALSGVVVNDSLLLVSRFNELVREKSMPIGDAIEQACTGRLRAVLLTSITTFAGLAPLLSETSMQAQFLIPAAAALGYGILFATVITLVLTPSLLMIQADAESGIKRLKQRLFGSANTLQTQ, from the coding sequence ATGAGTCAGCATGTAAATGCCAAAGCGTCATTGCCATCAGGCATTATTTCTTGGTTCGCTCAAAACTCAGTAGCGGCAAACTTATTAATGATGGGCGTGATCATTGTCGGCCTGTTTTCATTCAATGATATTCGCAAAGAAGCTTTTCCAAGCCTTGAACCAGACTTAGTCACAGTATCGGTGAGTTACGACAGTGGTGACCCTATTCGTGCTGAAGAAAGTATCGCGATGAAGATTGAAGAAGCGCTTGAAACCGTTTCAGGTGTTAAGCGTATTACTTCAACTTCTAATGCATCAGGCAGTAATGTTTCAATCGAAAAAGAAACTAACTATGACCTAGATACGTTGCTAACTGACGTGAAAACCAAAGTTGATGCGATCAATAACTTACCAACCGATGCTGACAATCCGGTTATTGATAAAGCCCGTCGCCAAGAGCATGCCATATGGGTGCAACTATACGGTGATGCTGACCGCAAAACCCTACAAGATTTAGCAGAGCAGCTTAAATCAGATTTGTTAAGTCAAAGTGCTATTCGTGACTTATCGATTAGCGCCAAACTTGATCCAATGATTTCAGTTGAGGTTAATGAGGTCAAACTACAGGCATATGGCCTGACTTTGACCGATGTCTCTAATGCTATTAATGCTGAGTCATCAAGCAGTATCGTGACCAGTTTACGTAATGCCGATAAAACCGTGCGCCTAAAAGTGTCTGAGCAAGCTTATGAAGTTGAAGACTTTAAAAATATCTCAGTATTAACCTATGCCGATGGCAGTCATATTCTACTGTCTGACATTGCCGTGGTTACCGATACGTTTGAAGAAGATACATTCAGTTTATCTCGTTATAACCAACAAAACGCGATGGGTATTCAGGTCGTCATGGATGAATACAGTGATGTGGTTGATATCGTTGCACAAGCAAAACAGGTTATCGAAACATGGCGTAGCAGCAACCTATTACCTGAAAATGTTGAGATTGAAAGTTGGTATGACAAGAGTGATCTGATCACTGAACGGTTATCGCTGTTAGCGAAAAATGCATTAAGTGGTATTGCGTTAGTCTTTATCATTTTGGCGTTATTCTTAAATATCCGTGTCGCATTTTGGGTGGCAGCCAGCTTACCGTTTGTCTTCAGCGGCACGTTATTTTTTATGACGGACACCTTTGCTGGGTTTACCTTAAATGAAATGACTACCTTTGGTTTTATCATGGCCCTTGGGATCGTGGTTGATGATGCGGTAGTGATTGGTGAAAGTATCTATACCACACGTAAGCAACAAGGCGACTCAATCCGAAGCACTATTATCGGTACCCATAAAGTTGCCGCACCGACGATTTTTGGGGTACTCACAACGGTTGTGGCCTTTATGTCGATAGCCGCAATTGAAGGTAAGCTAGGGGAAATTTACGCACAGTTTGGCACGATTGTGACCATCTGTTTGTTGCTGTCTTTGGTGGAATCTAAATTGATTTTGCCTGCCCATTTAGCGCATGTGAATACACAGCGCAGTGATAAAAAAACGTTTTGGAATACGATTCAACAAGGCGCTGATAATAGCCTAGATTGGTTTAACAACCATGTTTATAAAAAGGTCATTAGCCAAGCCCTTAAGTTGCGTTATGCGGTTGTGATGGTATTTATCGCACTGTTTTTGTTAGTGATTGGTATGCCATTTACCGGTGGCGTTCGCGTGGCCTTTTTCCCTGAAATTGCAGGCGATACAGTGCGAGCTGAAATACGCATGGTTAACGACAGTAGCTACGGCCAAACTCAAACCAATTTGATGACACTGGAAGCCAATGCCATTGAGCTTGATAAAACCTTGCGTTTAGCCGCAGGCGAGACGGAGTTTTCAAGTGATTTTGGTGCTGATTCACACTCTGATATTAGCAGCATTCAGGTTACCGCTAGCGCCGATAAGTCAGGTTCGGTGATCATCGAATTAGACAGTGATGCCGCTTATACCGCGCGTGATTTTGCCAATGCATGGTCAGATATGTCATCGCAAATGGAAGGGGTAAGTAAGCTTAAAGTATTGTCGATGAAGGAAATGGTCGATAACTTTAAAGTTGAGCTTAAAGCCAATGATGATGGCTTATTAACTGAAGCGGCCAATAAACTTAAGCAAAAACTGCAAACCATAGACGGCGTGAGTGGCATCGATGATAACCTTGACTTAGGTGAGCCGCAGTACCGTTTTGAGTTAACACCTCAAGGGCGCGCTTTAGGGATGGATACCGCTGACTTAGCCAAGCAAGTATTGCAAGCGTTTGGTGGTGATATTGTCCAGCGTTTTCAACGTGGTAAAGATGAAGTGAAAGTGCGTGTTCGTTACCCTGAGGAAAATCGTCAGACGTTTGCTGATGTCACGACAGCCAATGTCAGAACCGCTGATGGTACTGTTGTGCCGCTAATTTCGGTCGCCAACGTTTACTCTGATTATCAGCAGTCAGAAATCACCCGTATTGATAATCAGCGCGCGGTATACATTACCGCTGTGGTTGATAAAGAAGTGATTGCGTCCAATGAGTTGGTCACGCAATTGCAGCAAAGCATGGTGCCACAATTAAACGCTGACTACCCAACGGTAAAAATTGACTTTACAGGTGAAGCTGAGCAGCAAAAAGAGTCCACAGACTCAATGCAAGCGACCTTTGTATTAGCGCTAATATTAATTTTTGCGCTGTTGGCGATACCGCTTAAATCGTACGTGCAGCCAATGATCATTATGATAGCGATTCCATTTGGTATTGTGGGGGCGATTTTAGGGCACTGGTGGAATGATTTAACTATCAGTATCTTATCGCTAAATGGTATTTTGGCGTTAAGTGGCGTGGTGGTGAATGACAGTCTACTACTAGTATCACGTTTTAATGAGTTAGTACGTGAGAAGTCGATGCCGATTGGCGATGCTATTGAGCAAGCTTGTACAGGACGTTTACGTGCTGTGTTACTGACCTCGATTACCACATTTGCAGGTCTTGCTCCGCTATTAAGTGAAACCTCAATGCAAGCGCAGTTCTTAATTCCTGCAGCAGCGGCATTAGGTTACGGTATCCTATTTGCTACAGTGATAACCTTAGTATTAACACCGTCGTTGCTGATGATTCAAGCCGATGCTGAAAGCGGCATTAAAAGGTTAAAGCAACGTTTGTTTGGCTCAGCTAACACTTTGCAAACGCAATGA
- a CDS encoding response regulator transcription factor yields the protein MSDHLQLLLVEDDIDLATAIIDYLELEDIQCDHAANGAVGVNLIETNQYDVVVLDLNLPKMNGLEVCERIRAQGIDVPVLMLTARDTLDDKLVGFSKGADDYLIKPFAMEELIVRSQVLSRRRSGEVSKLMVADLALDLHSKTATRKQQPLKLSPTATKILECLLRESPKVVSREKLMQSVWGDEQPDSNSLKVHMFNLRKAVDGNCEEAHKLIHTITGQGFVLKVESEKSVPTS from the coding sequence ATGTCTGATCATTTGCAGTTACTTCTGGTTGAAGATGATATTGACCTAGCAACAGCGATTATTGATTACCTTGAACTGGAAGATATTCAGTGCGATCACGCAGCCAATGGCGCTGTCGGCGTTAATTTAATTGAAACCAATCAATATGATGTTGTGGTGTTGGATTTAAACCTGCCGAAAATGAATGGCCTTGAAGTGTGTGAACGTATACGCGCTCAAGGCATTGATGTACCAGTGCTAATGCTTACCGCCCGAGATACCTTAGATGATAAGTTAGTTGGCTTTTCAAAAGGGGCAGATGATTACCTCATTAAACCCTTTGCGATGGAAGAGTTAATTGTACGATCGCAAGTGCTATCACGCAGACGCAGCGGCGAGGTAAGTAAACTTATGGTAGCGGATTTAGCATTAGATCTGCACAGCAAAACGGCTACACGAAAACAGCAGCCGCTTAAATTGTCACCCACAGCGACTAAAATACTTGAGTGTTTATTACGAGAAAGTCCTAAAGTTGTTTCACGAGAAAAGCTCATGCAAAGTGTGTGGGGAGATGAGCAGCCAGACAGTAATAGTCTTAAAGTGCACATGTTTAACTTACGTAAAGCCGTAGATGGAAACTGCGAAGAAGCGCATAAGTTAATTCATACGATAACAGGCCAAGGCTTTGTTCTTAAAGTTGAATCTGAAAAGAGTGTGCCCACATCATGA
- a CDS encoding sensor histidine kinase encodes MKIRPSIKIYFLLAMLLTGTVIVVGMSAVAVSYFFSGLDVAMTNFVRSQANEITLEGDKPLTIGELTVATRWESLPQVIQDNIDVNDLEPNQLTKKIDGLPIIDQPKRALFAMKVISGDTVRYASVMLDKKDKQKRSNKPPQFIYILLVGLIAIMLFSLVLFLVLRKVANPVEQLKEWAKSLDKDKLTQPRPNFHYSELNTLADIVQSSLSSVQETLGREKRFLGYASHELRTPIAVSRTNAELLRKMITKQLPAEKQLAVLDRIERAGLTMTDLTETLLWLNRQEGKSLPTSDVAVGALVEAITAELHYLLQGKTVEVTLSTDDTELTMSEGLYRIIITNLIRNAFQHTFNGKVVIEQLNDHLSITNYNLDPDDQNQADDLGFGLGLELTEKLVNQYGWHYQVTEVEGGRKVELNCK; translated from the coding sequence ATGAAGATAAGACCCAGCATAAAAATATACTTTTTACTTGCCATGTTACTCACTGGCACTGTTATCGTTGTCGGCATGTCAGCTGTTGCGGTCAGTTATTTTTTTTCTGGGTTAGATGTTGCGATGACGAACTTTGTTCGCTCTCAAGCGAATGAAATAACATTAGAGGGCGACAAGCCCTTAACGATAGGGGAACTTACCGTCGCGACTCGTTGGGAGTCATTGCCCCAAGTGATCCAAGATAACATTGATGTTAATGACCTAGAGCCTAATCAGTTAACCAAAAAAATCGATGGGTTACCGATAATCGATCAACCCAAAAGAGCCTTGTTTGCAATGAAGGTTATATCTGGCGATACAGTGCGTTATGCCTCTGTCATGCTAGATAAGAAAGACAAACAAAAGCGCAGTAATAAACCACCGCAATTTATCTATATTTTACTTGTCGGACTGATTGCGATTATGTTGTTTTCATTAGTGCTTTTTTTAGTACTGCGCAAAGTCGCCAATCCCGTTGAACAGTTAAAAGAGTGGGCTAAATCGCTTGATAAAGACAAGCTAACTCAGCCTCGTCCTAATTTTCATTACAGTGAACTAAACACGTTAGCTGATATAGTACAGTCAAGTTTAAGCTCTGTGCAGGAAACCTTAGGCAGAGAAAAACGCTTTTTAGGCTATGCAAGCCATGAGCTGCGCACTCCTATTGCCGTTTCTCGTACCAATGCTGAGCTATTACGTAAAATGATAACGAAGCAATTGCCCGCAGAAAAACAGCTGGCTGTGCTTGATAGAATAGAGCGAGCAGGGCTAACAATGACTGATTTAACTGAAACCTTATTGTGGTTAAACCGTCAAGAAGGCAAGTCATTACCGACCAGTGATGTGGCCGTTGGCGCGTTAGTCGAAGCGATTACAGCAGAGTTACATTATCTTTTACAAGGTAAAACGGTAGAAGTCACTTTGAGTACAGACGATACTGAATTAACCATGTCTGAAGGCTTATATCGGATCATTATTACTAACCTTATTCGTAATGCATTTCAGCATACTTTTAACGGCAAGGTGGTGATTGAGCAGTTAAACGATCACTTATCGATTACCAATTATAACCTTGACCCTGATGATCAAAATCAAGCGGATGATTTGGGCTTTGGATTAGGGTTAGAGTTAACTGAAAAATTAGTGAATCAATATGGATGGCATTATCAAGTGACAGAAGTCGAAGGCGGCCGCAAGGTTGAACTTAACTGTAAGTGA